GCTGCCTCAGTGCCACGACCTTGGCTGCCTGTACAGTCTGTTGCTCATGGCGCTTCTTCGTCTGTCTGAACTGCATGCTCGCTTTATGCTGAAGATCATCCAGAATCAGCTGGCCCTGTGGAGTGAAGATATCATCTTCATCCAGCAGACGGCATACATCCTGCACACTAAGGTTGAACTTGTTCACCACATAATTCACAATGCCCAGTTGTTCATGATCGAACCGCAACTGTTCTACATGACGGCGATTGACCGACTCGCGAGGGAAACGCAAAATAATGTCGGCATAGTTCAAACTGTTTTCTTCCGCTGCATCGTTCGTGCCAGTCCGCTGAGCTGTCGTTGATACTTCCGACAATGCTTGCTCCAACTCGTAATCAATCACATGGGTATTCAATTCAAATATATCGTAAAAGGGAACGGAAATATTCTCTTTGTTGGCTGCCGGATAAGGCGCGTCCCCATTTTCCACTGCAGAGAAACCCGAACGCAGGGAAAGGACGGCGAATTTGCCTATCTTGTCACGAAGCAGCAGTGTCAAATGCTGTGTCCGGAAAAACTCTGCCGGAGAAAGCGGCGGTTGCAACTCATATTCGTAGATGTAATCATCATTTTCCGGTATATATAGCCGTGAAGTCTGAAGTAGTCCCACCGCTTCAAGCTTGGATGCCTGCTCTACCAGATATTTACGCCCTTTCTCGCTCGGCTCCAGGCCAAGCGTCATGAACAGCCTCCGTTGCTGTTCAAGCGGCGAATAACCGACCTGTTCACCGGGAAGATGCTGAAACAACAGCCGATACAAGCCAACCGCAAAAGCACCTACCATGGGCTGATATGCTCCTGTAAGCATACGGTCATCCAGGGCGCTAAGTCCAAACTCCCTGTATACGCAGTAGCGATGATGTTCAGTATAATGGTGCAGATTCTTCATGCGCATAGCCTGATCTCCTTCTCCCCAAATGTGTGTTTATCTATTCTATCATAAATGTCTGATCCTCAAATGTTCAAAAACAGGTAAAAAGATGGCCTGTTCTCGCTCCGTTTCGTCCTAGGTCGACATCATTCACGTTTTCGCCGTATTAAGTAAATTTCTAAAATAAAAATGTCGAGTGCCGCTAGAATACTATAAAAGCTGTAGCCGCAGAATACAAGGGAATATCTAAAGAGAATGTTCTCCAGATGTATATGAAGTACAAGTGTACAATAATCCTCCGAATATAAATGAACAGCAAAAAAGCCTTCCCTTTGTACTCGTAAGCGTTTACGACAAAGACAAGACTTTCACGCGATTACAGGCATGCGTTACCTCGTTCCAACAATCTAAAACATTCTGTACCCACCCAAACGTAACTTCTGGATCGTCCAGCCACTGATTACCGCACCAGCCAGTCCAGCGATGCCCGTCATATAGTCCACAAGCTGGAAAGAACCCAGATGTGACATCAGAGACGACGAATGATCCCATAGAGAGTATACAACAACAGGCAGAATTACAATGATGAACAGATAGGAAGGAAACCAGGTGGTCTTCATCAGCATGTTCAGAATGAAACCGATACCAAACATCATAACGAAAAATAATACCATTAATACCAACACAGGTATAAATTGCATCGGGCGACATTCACCTCTTCTTTCACACTTTCGGGTTTCACTTCTGGATAGTAGTTAGTGTACCGCAAAAAATGTGGCGAAGCAACGAACTTTCTGGACAAATTTCCCTATATTTATGTACTGTTCATTTGCCCTTCTCCTTCATGTTGGGATACAATGTAAACGATAAAGCACTCACCCGTCCCTTATAATGCGTGTTCAAAAAGACTGGTTTTCAATTCCGAGAAGATGGAATGAAGTTAGAAATAGAGCAGCGGAGCGTAGATAGAGCTACGTGAGCAGCTACAATGTTTCCTAAGGAAACATACTTCGGAAGCCTCCCACTTATTTCGGCTGAATGCCATATTCGATGCTGATGATGCCACCAGGCATGATTCGTAATCAAAAGCGGACTTTTTGAACAACCTCTTATAGGGATTTGGAAATATACCTTGCAGGAGGAACGAAACCAATGAACGAAGCCGCATCAACACTGGAGGGCTGGTATGCCCTGCATGATTTTCGCTCGATTAACTGGGCCGCCTGGAAAGCAGCAGATGATGAAGAACGTGCTGTAGCACTGGACGAGCTTCAGGAATTCTGGAAAGAATGGAAAGAAGTCGAGGACTCATCCAAAGGAAGTACCGTTGTATATACGGTTGTAGGTCAAAAAGCCGATCTCGTCATGATGCACCTGCGTGAAACGCTGGAAGATCTGAAGGCTGTTGAGAACGCGTTTAACAAAACGATGTTTGCCCAATACACAACGAAGTCTTATTCCTACGTTAGTGTAGTGGAACTGAGCAACTACCTTGGCAAAGAAGGCGAAGACCCGATGCAAAATCCGGAGATTATCGCCCGCCTGAAACCTGTTCTGCCACAACGGCAATACATCTGCTTCTATCCGATGAACAAAAAACGTGAGCTGAATGACAACTGGTACATGCTGTCTATGGACGAGCGTCGTACCATGATGCGCAGTCACGGCATGATTGGTCGCAGCTATGCGGGTAAAGTGAAACAGATTATTACCGGCTCTGTCGGTTTCGACGATTGGGAATGGGGCGTAACGCTATTTGCGGATGATGCACTTCAGTTCAAGAAACTCGTCTATGAGATGCGTTTCGATGAAGTTAGCGCCCGTTATGGCGAATTCGGTTCGTTCTATGTGGGAAGTCTGTTGAACGAAGGTACGTTGGAAGAAATGCTTAAGCTCTAAAATAGTACAACGAACAAAACAATAAAGCACCGCGACATCTCCTTTTAAGGATATTGTCTGCGGTGCTTTATTATCTATCAATATTCTACTACCTCAAGCTTGATTTAGATCTATATTGTTTGAACTATTTATTTACACAAAAACGGAAAGGACAGAAAAAACCTGAAAAAGCGAAGCTACAAGCTTTCTGCAAGAAAGCTACTTCGAAAGCACCCACTTCGCCTAAAAGCTTTCTGAAAGAAAGCTG
The window above is part of the Paenibacillus sp. 1781tsa1 genome. Proteins encoded here:
- the hemQ gene encoding hydrogen peroxide-dependent heme synthase, which encodes MNEAASTLEGWYALHDFRSINWAAWKAADDEERAVALDELQEFWKEWKEVEDSSKGSTVVYTVVGQKADLVMMHLRETLEDLKAVENAFNKTMFAQYTTKSYSYVSVVELSNYLGKEGEDPMQNPEIIARLKPVLPQRQYICFYPMNKKRELNDNWYMLSMDERRTMMRSHGMIGRSYAGKVKQIITGSVGFDDWEWGVTLFADDALQFKKLVYEMRFDEVSARYGEFGSFYVGSLLNEGTLEEMLKL
- a CDS encoding YuiB family protein; this encodes MQFIPVLVLMVLFFVMMFGIGFILNMLMKTTWFPSYLFIIVILPVVVYSLWDHSSSLMSHLGSFQLVDYMTGIAGLAGAVISGWTIQKLRLGGYRMF
- a CDS encoding helicase DnaB → MRMKNLHHYTEHHRYCVYREFGLSALDDRMLTGAYQPMVGAFAVGLYRLLFQHLPGEQVGYSPLEQQRRLFMTLGLEPSEKGRKYLVEQASKLEAVGLLQTSRLYIPENDDYIYEYELQPPLSPAEFFRTQHLTLLLRDKIGKFAVLSLRSGFSAVENGDAPYPAANKENISVPFYDIFELNTHVIDYELEQALSEVSTTAQRTGTNDAAEENSLNYADIILRFPRESVNRRHVEQLRFDHEQLGIVNYVVNKFNLSVQDVCRLLDEDDIFTPQGQLILDDLQHKASMQFRQTKKRHEQQTVQAAKVVALRQHMEEPERKEDSGEPPVEHGVQMEYYVEVPPQFMTKCDIHQYNMMLRNEPYTRLLQTFFPGAVPDNLIDIFEKIDLSYKLPGEVINVLIHYLMALLVSGGEQRINRNFVEAIASNMLLKQVNSYEKAVQYIRDQAKVKGKQAAGAAGTRTRTYGKGTKAKPEIPIVQDISNDGDAVSEEEFEEMMRFAQQMQASKQKGTS